One Bradyrhizobium zhanjiangense DNA segment encodes these proteins:
- a CDS encoding shikimate dehydrogenase family protein, with protein MISLNLTGATRLNIIVGDPIAQVKSPAGVTQAFVERGYDGILVPVQIDGGHLKALLTTATEIRNLDGIIVTVPHKFACYEFCSSATDRARLLGSVNIMRRRREGGWHGDHVDGLGFVGAVRADGYDPAGKRALLVGAGGAGSAIAMALVEAGVRTLAIHDNDVARRDQLIGKLKTLGRAEIVPGSADPSGFDLIANATPLGMKAGDPLPLDVSKLEPEMFVGCVITSPVISPLVEAARFLGCKTSTGSEMYNALQSSMVDFLLARDGSR; from the coding sequence ATGATCAGCCTCAACCTGACCGGCGCGACGCGCCTCAACATCATCGTTGGCGATCCCATCGCCCAGGTGAAATCGCCTGCCGGGGTGACGCAGGCCTTCGTCGAGCGCGGCTATGACGGCATCCTGGTGCCGGTACAGATCGACGGCGGCCATCTCAAGGCCCTGCTGACGACTGCGACGGAGATCCGCAATCTCGACGGCATCATCGTCACGGTCCCGCATAAATTCGCCTGCTACGAGTTCTGTTCGAGCGCGACCGACCGCGCCCGCCTGCTCGGCTCGGTCAACATCATGCGCCGGCGCCGCGAAGGCGGCTGGCATGGCGATCACGTCGACGGCCTCGGCTTCGTCGGCGCGGTGCGCGCGGACGGCTACGATCCGGCCGGCAAGCGCGCCCTGCTGGTCGGCGCCGGCGGCGCCGGATCGGCGATCGCCATGGCGCTGGTCGAAGCCGGCGTCCGCACCCTCGCCATCCACGACAATGACGTGGCCCGGCGCGATCAGCTGATCGGCAAGCTGAAGACCCTCGGCAGGGCGGAGATCGTCCCAGGCTCCGCCGATCCGTCCGGCTTCGATCTGATCGCCAACGCCACGCCGCTCGGCATGAAGGCCGGTGATCCGCTGCCGCTCGACGTCTCCAAGCTCGAGCCCGAAATGTTCGTCGGCTGCGTCATCACGAGCCCCGTGATCTCGCCCCTCGTCGAGGCGGCGCGCTTTCTCGGCTGCAAGACCTCGACGGGCAGCGAGATGTACAACGCGCTGCA
- a CDS encoding branched-chain amino acid ABC transporter ATP-binding protein/permease: protein MRQLAMLRHPALVTAFVLAALTAVWSLLGAPISLITEIAIYTLYGAGVNLLVGYTGLVPFGASVFFGCASYAAAFFMLGHYGNDLVSLLLATGFSALLALVIGAIILRRKGLYFSLLTLAFSQIAFEIAFKWTAVTGGENGLQGVYRTSFAGPWSFHVFVVVVTVLCIWLMWRIAHSPFGRVLQALRDNEQRASSLGYDVHRFRHGALILTGTFVGFGGGLLTLMLEGVYANNLSWQHAGDSLLMTVLGGVHHVLGPLWGAIAFILLEDRLSAITENWWLIFAPILMLFALTSPEGIQGLWQRLFGRQRWTLVRPDIPPRPDIIAPFASSASGLDRGKPLLQTIGLSKNFGSLVTAKSIDLEIHGGVLHSIIGPNGAGKTTLFNMLSGALKPSGGRIVFDGRDITQLPMHVRARLGIGRSFQILSIFQNLTVFENVRIAVQAQRKGSGRLLADAYALAETNARTWSILDAVGLADVAAEPCINLPHGAKRLLEIGITLAIESKLLLLDEPLAGLAEADRVVVADLIRKLAQTHGVLLIEHDIDRVLAISDRISVLHQGRMIADGRPAEVAANPDVVAAYLGAAKDGSQSPPPAIERMAHATAPLLLAANAVSAGYSGSTVLDAVDLAVHAGEAVALLGRNGVGKTTLLRSLSGTLAISSGNIALEGRPLARLKPYEINRLGISLVPEGRRLFPNLTVTENLQLAARPGGIGLAEVFELFPRLRERRSAKAEMLSGGERQMVAIARALVVPSKLILLDEPFEGLAPAVVKEVMDALVKLRGEVAMVIVEHHAETVLPIVDRAYVLVNGQIAFAGDAEILERDHELQARLLGVVQAETAQARGAA from the coding sequence GTGAGACAGCTCGCCATGTTGCGCCACCCGGCGCTCGTCACCGCATTCGTTCTCGCTGCACTGACCGCCGTGTGGTCGCTGCTCGGCGCGCCGATCTCGCTGATCACGGAGATTGCGATCTACACGCTCTACGGCGCCGGCGTAAATCTTCTGGTCGGCTATACCGGGCTCGTCCCGTTCGGCGCGTCGGTGTTCTTCGGCTGCGCGAGCTATGCCGCCGCGTTCTTCATGCTGGGCCACTACGGCAACGATCTCGTCTCGCTGCTGCTTGCGACCGGGTTCTCCGCCCTGCTCGCCCTCGTGATCGGCGCCATCATCCTGCGCCGCAAGGGATTGTACTTCTCGCTCCTGACCCTGGCGTTCTCCCAGATCGCCTTCGAGATCGCCTTCAAATGGACCGCGGTGACCGGCGGCGAGAACGGCCTGCAGGGCGTCTATCGCACGAGCTTTGCCGGGCCATGGTCGTTTCACGTCTTCGTGGTCGTCGTCACCGTGCTCTGCATCTGGCTGATGTGGCGGATCGCGCATTCGCCGTTCGGCCGCGTGCTGCAGGCACTGCGCGACAATGAGCAGCGGGCGAGCAGCCTCGGGTACGACGTGCACCGGTTCCGCCATGGCGCCCTGATTCTCACCGGCACCTTCGTCGGCTTCGGCGGCGGCCTGCTCACCCTGATGCTCGAAGGCGTCTACGCCAACAATCTGAGCTGGCAGCACGCCGGCGATTCCCTGCTGATGACGGTGCTCGGCGGCGTGCATCACGTGCTCGGGCCCTTGTGGGGCGCGATCGCCTTCATCCTACTCGAGGACCGCCTGTCGGCGATCACAGAAAACTGGTGGCTGATCTTCGCGCCGATCCTGATGTTGTTCGCGCTGACCTCGCCGGAGGGAATCCAGGGCCTGTGGCAGCGGCTATTCGGCCGCCAGCGCTGGACGCTGGTGCGTCCCGATATTCCGCCTCGCCCCGACATCATTGCGCCGTTCGCGAGCAGCGCCAGCGGGCTCGACCGTGGCAAGCCGCTGCTGCAGACCATCGGGTTGAGCAAGAACTTCGGCAGCCTGGTGACGGCGAAAAGCATCGATCTCGAGATCCATGGTGGTGTGCTGCACAGCATCATCGGGCCGAACGGCGCCGGCAAGACCACGTTGTTCAACATGCTCTCCGGCGCACTGAAGCCGAGCGGCGGACGGATCGTGTTCGACGGCCGCGACATCACCCAGCTGCCGATGCATGTTCGCGCGAGACTCGGGATCGGGCGCTCGTTCCAGATCCTGTCGATCTTCCAGAACCTGACCGTGTTCGAGAACGTCCGCATTGCCGTACAGGCCCAGCGCAAGGGATCGGGCCGGCTGCTCGCAGATGCCTATGCCCTCGCGGAGACCAACGCCAGGACCTGGTCGATCCTCGATGCCGTCGGCCTCGCGGATGTCGCGGCCGAACCTTGCATCAACCTTCCGCACGGGGCGAAACGGCTGCTGGAGATCGGCATTACGCTCGCAATCGAGTCCAAGCTCCTGCTGCTCGACGAGCCGCTCGCCGGCCTCGCCGAGGCCGATCGTGTCGTCGTCGCCGATCTGATCCGGAAGCTCGCGCAAACGCATGGCGTGCTCCTGATCGAGCACGACATCGACCGCGTTCTCGCGATTTCCGACCGCATCTCGGTTCTGCACCAGGGGCGGATGATCGCCGACGGCCGGCCGGCCGAGGTCGCAGCCAACCCCGATGTGGTCGCAGCCTATCTCGGCGCCGCCAAGGATGGCAGCCAGTCGCCGCCGCCCGCGATCGAGCGGATGGCCCACGCCACGGCCCCGCTGCTGCTCGCCGCGAATGCGGTGTCGGCCGGCTACAGCGGCAGCACGGTTCTCGATGCGGTTGATCTCGCCGTGCATGCCGGCGAGGCGGTCGCCCTGCTCGGCCGCAACGGCGTCGGCAAGACCACGCTGCTGCGGAGCCTGAGCGGTACGCTCGCCATCTCCTCCGGCAACATCGCGCTCGAAGGCAGGCCGCTCGCGCGCCTCAAGCCTTACGAGATCAATCGCCTCGGCATCTCGCTGGTCCCCGAGGGCAGACGGCTGTTTCCCAACCTCACCGTCACGGAAAATCTGCAGCTTGCCGCGCGGCCCGGCGGCATCGGGCTTGCGGAGGTGTTCGAGCTGTTCCCGCGCCTGCGCGAGCGCCGGTCCGCAAAGGCCGAAATGCTGTCGGGCGGCGAGCGGCAGATGGTCGCGATCGCGCGCGCCCTCGTGGTGCCGAGCAAGCTGATCCTGCTCGACGAGCCCTTCGAGGGCCTTGCGCCGGCCGTGGTCAAGGAAGTGATGGACGCGCTCGTCAAGCTGCGCGGCGAGGTCGCCATGGTCATCGTCGAGCACCACGCCGAGACCGTGCTGCCGATCGTCGACCGTGCCTACGTGCTGGTGAACGGCCAGATCGCCTTTGCCGGCGACGCGGAGATCCTGGAACGGGATCATGAGTTGCAGGCGCGCCTGCTCGGCGTGGTCCAGGCCGAGACGGCGCAGGCCCGCGGAGCAGCCTAA
- a CDS encoding branched-chain amino acid ABC transporter permease, with product MLDMILSQAVNGLVLGFLYVLIAIGLSIIFGMLGIVNFAHGAFFAVGAYLAYALSREFGWWAALAAPLLTGIIGVIVEMTLIRHLYGKEPLLGLILTFALALLAEAVLRLVFGGAPVPFAAPKFLAGFVEYGPVLITKYRMFVLVTTALVLVAFWAFLAYTPYGRIIRAGSRDPEMVGLLGINLPIVFSGVFGMGCLLAGLGGLLAAPLWTITPSMAAGAIMPAFVIVTIGGLGSFLGAVVAGLLVGITTAMTIQFQPEWSGAAMYILMAAILLIRPRGLFGERWERFE from the coding sequence ATGCTCGACATGATCCTGTCGCAGGCCGTCAATGGTCTGGTGCTCGGCTTTCTCTACGTTCTGATCGCCATCGGGCTCTCGATCATTTTCGGGATGCTCGGCATCGTCAACTTCGCGCATGGCGCCTTCTTCGCCGTCGGCGCCTATCTCGCTTACGCCTTGAGCCGGGAGTTCGGCTGGTGGGCCGCGCTCGCGGCGCCGCTGTTGACCGGGATCATCGGCGTGATCGTGGAGATGACCCTGATCCGCCATCTCTACGGCAAGGAGCCGCTGCTCGGGCTGATCCTGACCTTCGCGCTCGCGCTGCTCGCCGAGGCCGTGCTGCGGCTGGTCTTCGGCGGTGCGCCCGTGCCCTTCGCCGCGCCGAAATTCCTGGCCGGCTTCGTCGAATACGGGCCAGTCCTGATCACAAAATACCGGATGTTCGTGCTGGTCACGACCGCTCTGGTGCTGGTCGCATTCTGGGCCTTCCTCGCCTACACGCCCTACGGCCGGATCATTCGCGCGGGATCGCGCGACCCGGAGATGGTGGGCCTGCTCGGCATCAATCTGCCGATCGTCTTCAGCGGTGTCTTCGGCATGGGCTGCCTGCTCGCCGGCCTCGGCGGATTGCTCGCAGCACCGCTGTGGACCATCACGCCTTCGATGGCCGCAGGCGCCATCATGCCAGCCTTCGTGATCGTCACCATCGGCGGGCTCGGCTCGTTTCTCGGCGCCGTCGTCGCCGGCCTCCTGGTCGGCATCACCACCGCGATGACCATCCAGTTCCAGCCGGAGTGGTCCGGCGCGGCGATGTACATCCTGATGGCCGCCATTCTCCTCATCCGCCCGCGCGGGCTGTTCGGCGAACGCTGGGAGAGGTTCGAGTGA
- a CDS encoding ABC transporter substrate-binding protein encodes MTDRKTTSAMTGLRIGRRGLLLGATSLAASRLGMPYIGNAAAAEPIKIGMIWAKTGSIVDQAEYLAQGGMLALEQRNNTLLGRPAEIVWLDEPNPQGAQQSAERLVGEQKVVGMVGGALSSFALAISSVAKKAKIPYVAANAATGDLTGKSCNKYTFRLQPPVDVHARILAPYCASIGKKWYLLTASYAFGQDIKRAFTDYITANGGTVVGADEVPVGTPDYSSFILKIRAAKPDVVIGGIAASDLTTFLKQWNELGMKGKIPFAEISVGNTDLWGVGPEAADGLYTITWWYKNPNNSPEEQAMAAAYEKKYNRPAADKAWMGWLGMKSLLDSIEMAKSTEPGAIVQALEGWKYRRGDLDIGYRDFDHQMTSRLLVAGIHPKITDKWDYFDVKAELPKTPEDLAKAFGSAGDSACKMDTL; translated from the coding sequence ATGACGGATCGGAAGACGACATCGGCCATGACGGGCTTGCGCATCGGCCGTCGCGGCCTGCTCCTCGGCGCAACCTCACTCGCGGCCTCACGCCTCGGCATGCCCTATATCGGCAATGCGGCCGCCGCGGAGCCGATCAAGATCGGGATGATCTGGGCGAAGACCGGCTCGATCGTCGACCAGGCCGAATACCTCGCCCAAGGCGGCATGCTCGCGCTGGAGCAGCGCAACAACACGCTGTTGGGACGGCCCGCGGAGATCGTCTGGCTGGACGAGCCCAATCCGCAGGGCGCGCAGCAGAGCGCGGAGCGTCTCGTCGGCGAACAGAAGGTCGTCGGCATGGTCGGCGGCGCGCTGTCCTCCTTCGCGCTCGCGATCTCCTCGGTGGCCAAGAAGGCCAAGATTCCCTACGTCGCGGCCAATGCCGCCACCGGCGACCTCACCGGCAAGTCCTGCAACAAGTACACGTTCCGTCTGCAGCCACCCGTCGACGTGCACGCCCGCATCCTCGCACCCTACTGTGCCTCGATCGGCAAGAAATGGTACCTGCTTACGGCCTCCTACGCCTTCGGCCAGGACATCAAGCGCGCCTTCACCGACTACATCACCGCCAATGGCGGCACCGTGGTCGGCGCCGACGAGGTCCCGGTCGGAACGCCGGACTATTCCTCGTTCATTCTGAAGATCCGCGCCGCCAAGCCTGACGTTGTGATCGGCGGCATCGCCGCGAGCGATCTCACCACCTTCCTCAAGCAGTGGAACGAGCTCGGCATGAAGGGCAAGATTCCCTTTGCCGAGATCTCAGTCGGCAATACCGACCTCTGGGGCGTCGGCCCCGAAGCCGCGGACGGGCTCTACACCATCACCTGGTGGTACAAGAATCCGAACAACTCGCCCGAGGAGCAGGCGATGGCCGCCGCCTACGAGAAGAAATACAACAGGCCGGCGGCCGACAAGGCCTGGATGGGTTGGCTCGGCATGAAGAGCCTGCTCGATTCCATCGAGATGGCGAAATCGACCGAGCCCGGCGCCATCGTGCAGGCGCTCGAGGGCTGGAAGTATCGCCGCGGCGACCTCGATATCGGCTACCGCGATTTCGATCATCAGATGACGAGCCGCCTGCTGGTGGCCGGCATCCATCCCAAGATCACGGACAAATGGGATTATTTCGACGTCAAGGCCGAATTGCCGAAGACGCCGGAGGATCTCGCCAAAGCGTTCGGCTCTGCCGGCGACAGCGCCTGCAAGATGGACACGCTCTGA
- a CDS encoding Gfo/Idh/MocA family protein, translating into MTEVAVAVIGAGAIGRAHCETIRRSTSCRLVAIAEPAAAGRAYAESLGVPCYSDARDLLEAVKPEAAIIATPNATHRAFAIACIERGIVALVEKPIASTLADAAAIAAASERAGMPVLVGHHRRHNPITRRARAMIAEGALGRLTNANVLATFYKPPDYFDVAWRREPGGGPVLINLIHEIDLIRHLCGEIASVQAVTSNAVRGFAVEDSAAILLCLAGGALVTLSLSDTAASPWSWDLASGESPNYPPQPAAVQTHFLCGTDGALALPTLDHWHYASAKSWFAPISRDQIGLTRGDPYLAQIDHLARVVRADEAPLITARDGMLTLQATMAVHKAAETGQIVRPDQEIEL; encoded by the coding sequence ATGACAGAGGTCGCGGTGGCGGTGATCGGAGCCGGCGCAATCGGGCGGGCCCATTGCGAAACGATCCGCCGTTCGACGAGCTGCCGGCTCGTCGCAATCGCCGAACCCGCTGCCGCGGGAAGGGCTTATGCCGAAAGCCTTGGCGTGCCCTGCTACAGCGATGCGCGCGATCTGTTGGAGGCGGTGAAGCCGGAGGCGGCGATCATCGCCACGCCGAACGCGACCCACCGTGCGTTTGCCATCGCCTGCATCGAGCGCGGCATCGTGGCCCTGGTCGAGAAGCCGATCGCCAGTACGCTTGCCGACGCGGCGGCGATTGCGGCGGCTTCGGAACGGGCGGGCATGCCCGTCCTGGTCGGGCACCACCGGCGCCATAATCCGATCACGCGCCGGGCGCGTGCGATGATCGCCGAAGGCGCGCTCGGTCGCCTGACCAATGCGAACGTGCTTGCAACCTTCTACAAGCCGCCGGATTATTTCGACGTAGCGTGGCGCCGCGAACCGGGGGGCGGTCCGGTGTTGATCAACCTCATTCACGAGATCGACCTGATTCGGCATCTCTGCGGCGAGATCGCCTCCGTGCAAGCGGTCACCTCCAACGCCGTGCGCGGCTTCGCGGTCGAGGACTCCGCGGCGATCCTGCTCTGCCTCGCCGGCGGTGCGCTGGTGACGTTGAGCCTCAGCGATACCGCGGCGAGCCCGTGGAGCTGGGATCTTGCGAGCGGCGAAAGCCCGAACTATCCGCCGCAGCCGGCCGCGGTGCAGACGCATTTCCTTTGCGGTACCGACGGCGCGCTGGCGCTGCCCACGTTGGATCATTGGCACTACGCCTCGGCAAAGAGCTGGTTTGCTCCGATCTCGCGCGATCAGATTGGCCTCACGCGCGGCGATCCCTATCTTGCGCAGATCGACCATCTGGCACGGGTGGTCCGCGCGGACGAAGCGCCGTTGATCACGGCGCGCGACGGCATGCTGACTTTGCAGGCCACGATGGCGGTTCACAAAGCCGCCGAAACCGGTCAGATAGTGCGACCTGATCAGGAGATTGAATTGTGA
- a CDS encoding IclR family transcriptional regulator: MLKNPDPGEAPSGLLERTLGVLELLATNAHGMQLFEIADSLHIPRSATHRVLTSLIEHGYVRQEREQGAYQLTAKIASLAFTFLAGSGITDFAQPLLDRLARESGELVRLAMIDGRELVWVAKAQGSPAGLRYDPDMGQVGRLSCSASGHAWLSCLSDEEARGLVEKQGYGLRKDYGPRAPESWPALLKFLRQARKRGVSICVQTYTPWMSATAAPIRHPKTKEVTGAVVIAGPHIRLTEERMLELAPALLQTAQELSMATLASPGLYGRVARPGESFFGPGS; encoded by the coding sequence ATGTTGAAGAACCCGGATCCCGGTGAGGCGCCGAGCGGGTTGTTAGAGCGGACGCTCGGGGTGCTCGAGCTGCTCGCGACCAATGCCCATGGCATGCAGCTGTTCGAGATCGCCGATTCGCTGCATATCCCGCGCAGCGCCACGCACCGCGTGCTGACAAGCCTGATCGAGCATGGTTACGTCAGGCAGGAGCGCGAGCAGGGCGCCTACCAGCTCACCGCCAAGATCGCCTCGCTCGCCTTCACGTTCCTGGCCGGCAGCGGCATCACCGATTTCGCCCAGCCGTTGTTGGATCGCCTCGCGCGCGAGAGCGGTGAGCTCGTGCGTCTCGCCATGATCGACGGGCGGGAGTTGGTGTGGGTGGCCAAGGCGCAGGGCTCGCCTGCCGGCCTGCGCTACGATCCGGACATGGGGCAGGTGGGGCGGCTGTCCTGCTCGGCGAGCGGCCACGCCTGGCTGTCGTGCCTGTCGGATGAGGAGGCGCGCGGGCTGGTGGAGAAGCAGGGCTATGGCTTGCGCAAGGACTATGGTCCGCGCGCGCCGGAGAGCTGGCCGGCGCTGCTGAAATTTCTGCGCCAGGCCCGCAAGCGCGGCGTCAGCATCTGCGTGCAGACCTATACGCCCTGGATGAGCGCGACCGCGGCTCCCATCCGTCATCCCAAGACCAAGGAGGTGACGGGCGCCGTGGTGATCGCCGGTCCGCACATCCGCCTGACTGAGGAGCGCATGCTCGAGCTTGCGCCGGCGCTGTTGCAGACGGCGCAGGAGCTGTCGATGGCGACGCTGGCTTCACCCGGGCTTTATGGTCGCGTCGCGCGGCCGGGCGAAAGCTTCTTCGGCCCCGGTTCCTGA
- a CDS encoding NAD-dependent epimerase/dehydratase family protein, with protein sequence MRILITGGGGFIGAWLARRLAADGDRLRVFEPVGRSAQFDRIVGAAAAEVEWCVGDIVDASAVRAAAEGCEAIVHLAGVLTPACKADPVRGAMINLVGTLNVFDAAQAFGIRRIVFTSSAGVYGPHDETTPRPVTHYGAFKLACEGSARAYWEDHGIASIGFRPYIVYGFGRETGMTAGPSLACRAAARGESYVIPYVGTAGLVLVDDVVAAYAAALRREPDGALVFNLPGEVVSNDDVVAAVRAVVPEAKIGIDGPVLPFAEDIGEGDLRRVFSDLPATSLRDGIRRTIELYRTAP encoded by the coding sequence ATGAGGATTCTGATCACGGGCGGTGGCGGGTTCATCGGTGCCTGGCTGGCACGACGGCTTGCCGCCGACGGCGACCGGCTGCGCGTGTTCGAGCCGGTCGGGCGCTCGGCGCAGTTCGATCGCATCGTCGGAGCTGCGGCCGCGGAGGTGGAGTGGTGCGTCGGCGATATCGTGGATGCGTCGGCCGTGCGCGCGGCGGCGGAAGGCTGCGAGGCCATCGTCCATCTCGCCGGCGTGCTGACGCCGGCCTGCAAGGCCGATCCGGTGCGCGGCGCCATGATCAATCTCGTGGGTACGTTGAACGTGTTCGATGCAGCCCAGGCGTTCGGCATCCGGCGCATCGTCTTTACCAGCAGCGCCGGAGTCTACGGTCCCCATGACGAGACGACCCCGCGGCCCGTCACCCATTACGGCGCATTCAAGCTCGCCTGCGAAGGCAGCGCACGGGCTTATTGGGAAGATCACGGCATCGCCAGCATCGGTTTCAGGCCTTATATCGTCTACGGCTTCGGTCGCGAGACCGGGATGACCGCCGGGCCCTCGCTCGCCTGCCGCGCGGCAGCACGCGGGGAGAGCTATGTGATCCCTTATGTTGGCACGGCAGGCCTCGTTCTCGTCGACGACGTGGTGGCCGCCTACGCGGCCGCGCTGCGCCGCGAGCCCGATGGCGCTCTTGTCTTCAATCTGCCCGGCGAAGTGGTTTCGAACGACGACGTCGTTGCGGCCGTGCGCGCCGTCGTGCCCGAGGCGAAGATCGGCATCGACGGACCCGTGCTCCCATTCGCGGAAGACATCGGCGAAGGCGATTTGCGGCGTGTCTTTTCGGACTTGCCGGCGACGTCGCTGCGCGACGGCATTCGTCGGACGATCGAGCTCTATCGGACTGCGCCATGA
- a CDS encoding sugar phosphate isomerase/epimerase family protein has protein sequence MTLPVLGAHTFGFTWDCLAEEAIERLAAAGYRAIQLMATPPHFDPWKQDATRTRRIRALVERHGLSLLALDLASSDINLASPSQDVVDFAVASYASTIDRAAELGARWICVGSGRRHALLAKADDRLMPSFRDAFARIHDKAERAGVPIILENHPQGLLASAADISAFLDAGGYAGMPVIYDVANAFAIGEDPVDGLEALWSRLGIVHLSDAPKGQWRHDPLGSGAIDLAAIAALLTRRRYAGQIVLEILSDRPLHDLDDGAAALKRHGLAFSLAG, from the coding sequence ATGACGCTCCCGGTGCTCGGCGCCCACACCTTCGGTTTCACGTGGGATTGTCTCGCCGAAGAGGCCATCGAACGGCTCGCGGCGGCGGGCTATCGCGCCATCCAGCTGATGGCCACGCCTCCGCATTTCGATCCCTGGAAGCAGGATGCGACCCGTACGCGCCGCATCCGCGCACTGGTCGAGCGGCACGGCCTGTCGCTCCTGGCGCTCGATCTCGCCAGCAGCGACATCAATTTGGCGAGCCCCTCACAAGATGTGGTGGATTTTGCAGTGGCGTCATATGCCTCCACGATCGACCGTGCCGCCGAGCTTGGCGCGCGCTGGATCTGCGTCGGCTCCGGCCGCCGACACGCGCTGCTCGCCAAGGCCGACGACCGGTTGATGCCGAGCTTCCGTGACGCCTTCGCCCGCATCCACGACAAGGCCGAACGCGCCGGCGTGCCGATCATCCTCGAAAATCATCCGCAGGGGCTGCTCGCGAGCGCTGCGGATATCTCGGCATTCCTCGATGCCGGAGGCTATGCGGGCATGCCGGTGATCTACGACGTCGCCAACGCTTTTGCGATCGGCGAGGATCCGGTCGATGGCCTCGAAGCGCTGTGGTCGCGTCTCGGCATCGTGCATTTGTCCGATGCCCCGAAGGGCCAGTGGCGGCATGATCCGCTCGGCTCCGGAGCGATCGATTTGGCGGCCATCGCGGCACTCCTGACGCGGCGGCGCTATGCAGGCCAGATCGTCCTTGAGATCCTGTCGGACCGTCCGCTCCATGATCTCGACGACGGCGCCGCCGCACTCAAGCGACATGGATTGGCCTTTTCTCTCGCCGGCTAA
- a CDS encoding helix-turn-helix domain-containing protein, with translation MIPHYFLYEEAASEVEPSFLHIEPIPVRSGRHNWTIRTHTHPDHHQILVISKGGGAIEVEGASWAVAPPALIIIPALTIHAIRFKPGTDGYVITVAPPFLRSALDGDADLVDAFRLPARFLPQQIGRDIDLVGLFASLEHEFVWSAPGRRTAIKAYLQLLAVAVRRLQEQERVRPISSAREADTVIRFRELVERHFREHASLDFYARRLGVTTARLNACCRLTTGKSSLALINDRLLTEAKRNLLYSDMTVNEIGAALGYADPGYFNRFFSRNVGLSPGRFRDRLLSDMTRAAG, from the coding sequence ATGATCCCGCACTACTTTTTGTACGAGGAAGCGGCATCGGAGGTCGAGCCATCGTTCCTTCACATCGAACCGATCCCGGTGCGCAGCGGCCGACACAATTGGACAATCCGGACCCATACCCATCCCGACCATCACCAGATCCTGGTGATCAGCAAAGGCGGCGGCGCCATCGAGGTCGAGGGCGCGAGCTGGGCCGTCGCGCCGCCGGCACTGATCATCATCCCGGCCCTGACGATCCATGCGATCCGGTTCAAGCCCGGCACCGACGGCTATGTCATCACCGTGGCGCCGCCATTCCTGCGCTCTGCCCTCGACGGCGACGCCGACCTCGTCGACGCCTTTCGCCTGCCGGCGCGCTTCCTTCCGCAACAGATCGGCCGCGACATCGACCTCGTCGGCCTGTTCGCCTCGCTCGAGCACGAATTCGTCTGGTCGGCTCCCGGCCGCCGCACCGCCATCAAGGCTTATCTGCAACTGCTCGCGGTAGCCGTGCGCCGGCTGCAGGAGCAAGAGCGGGTTCGCCCGATCTCCAGCGCACGCGAGGCCGACACGGTGATCCGCTTTCGCGAGCTCGTCGAACGGCATTTTCGCGAGCATGCATCGCTCGATTTCTACGCGCGCAGGCTCGGCGTGACGACGGCCCGCCTCAACGCCTGTTGCCGGCTCACGACGGGCAAGTCGTCACTGGCCCTGATCAACGACCGGCTGCTCACCGAGGCCAAGCGCAACCTGCTCTATTCGGACATGACCGTGAACGAGATCGGCGCCGCGCTCGGCTATGCCGATCCCGGCTATTTCAACCGGTTCTTCTCGCGCAATGTCGGCCTGTCGCCCGGACGATTCCGCGACCGGCTGTTGTCCGACATGACGCGCGCCGCCGGTTGA